A stretch of the Coprobacillus cateniformis genome encodes the following:
- a CDS encoding recombinase family protein: MKQQIYNTALYLRLSRDDELQGESSSITTQRSMLRLYAKEHHLNVIDEYIDDGWSGTNFDRPSFQRMIEDIEAGKINCVVTKDLSRLGRNYIMTGQYTELYFPSHNVRYIAIDDGVDSEKGESEIAPFKNIINEWVARDTSRKVKSAFKTKFAEGAYYGAYAPLGYKKHPDIKGKLLVDEETKWIVEKIFSLAYQGYGSAKITKILREEKVPTASWLNFTRYGTFAHIFEGKPESKRYEWTIAHVKAILKSEVYIGNSVHNRQSTVSFKSKKKVRKPESEWFRVENTHEPIIDKEVFYRVQEQIKSRRRQTKEKATPIFAGLVKCADCGWSMRFATNKANKTPYSYYSCSFYGQFGKGYCSMHYIRYDVLYQAVLERLQYWAKAVQQDEEKVLNKIQKVGNAERIREKKKKASALKKAENRQNEIDRLFAKMYEDRACEKITERNFIMLSGKYQKEQIELEQQITNLREELSKMEQDMIGAEKWIELIKEYSVPKELTAPLLNAMIEKILIHEATTNEENERIQEIEIYYRFIGKVD; encoded by the coding sequence ATGAAACAACAGATTTACAATACTGCACTTTATCTTAGGTTAAGCCGAGATGATGAATTACAGGGCGAAAGTTCCAGCATTACCACACAAAGAAGTATGTTGCGTCTATATGCAAAAGAACATCATTTGAATGTGATTGATGAATATATTGATGACGGCTGGTCGGGAACAAATTTTGACAGACCGAGTTTTCAAAGAATGATTGAGGATATAGAGGCAGGAAAAATCAACTGTGTTGTAACAAAAGACTTATCACGACTTGGTAGAAATTATATTATGACAGGACAATATACAGAATTGTATTTTCCCAGCCATAATGTCCGTTACATAGCGATTGACGACGGTGTGGACAGCGAAAAAGGCGAAAGTGAGATTGCACCATTTAAGAACATCATCAATGAATGGGTGGCAAGAGATACGAGCCGTAAAGTGAAATCAGCCTTTAAGACGAAATTTGCAGAGGGTGCGTATTATGGGGCTTATGCTCCGTTAGGATATAAGAAACACCCCGACATCAAAGGGAAACTGTTGGTTGATGAGGAAACAAAATGGATTGTTGAAAAAATCTTCTCTCTAGCCTATCAAGGTTACGGTAGTGCCAAAATCACAAAAATACTGCGAGAAGAAAAAGTCCCGACAGCGTCTTGGTTGAATTTTACAAGGTACGGTACTTTTGCTCATATCTTTGAGGGAAAGCCCGAAAGCAAGCGTTATGAGTGGACGATTGCTCATGTAAAGGCGATATTGAAAAGTGAAGTCTATATCGGAAACAGCGTTCATAATCGACAATCAACCGTTTCTTTCAAAAGCAAGAAGAAAGTACGAAAGCCCGAAAGCGAATGGTTTCGAGTAGAAAACACGCACGAACCGATTATTGACAAGGAAGTGTTCTATCGTGTGCAGGAGCAGATAAAATCAAGGCGTAGACAGACAAAGGAAAAGGCAACGCCGATATTTGCAGGGCTTGTCAAGTGTGCGGATTGTGGCTGGTCTATGAGGTTTGCGACAAATAAGGCAAATAAAACACCGTATAGTTATTATTCTTGTAGTTTCTACGGACAGTTTGGCAAAGGTTATTGTTCTATGCACTATATCCGCTATGATGTGCTGTATCAAGCTGTATTGGAACGATTGCAGTATTGGGCTAAGGCAGTACAGCAGGACGAAGAAAAGGTATTGAACAAAATACAGAAAGTCGGCAATGCAGAGCGAATACGGGAAAAGAAGAAAAAGGCAAGTGCCTTGAAGAAAGCCGAGAACCGACAAAATGAGATTGACCGTTTATTTGCAAAAATGTATGAAGATAGAGCCTGTGAGAAGATAACGGAACGAAACTTCATCATGCTGTCGGGGAAATATCAAAAAGAGCAGATAGAACTTGAACAGCAGATAACCAACCTAAGAGAAGAATTAAGTAAAATGGAACAGGATATGATAGGTGCTGAAAAGTGGATTGAGTTAATCAAGGAGTATTCCGTACCAAAGGAACTGACAGCACCGTTATTAAATGCAATGATAGAAAAAATCCTTATTCACGAAGCAACAACGAATGAGGAGAACGAAAGAATACAGGAAATAGAGATATACTACCGATTTATTGGAAAAGTAGACTGA
- a CDS encoding HIT family protein, whose translation MSCLFCERKEFVLENDAGYAIYDENPVSLGHMLIIPKKHVTHFFEADENLRIKLFELVDIAKRMLDNQYHPDGYNIGMNCGEMAGQSIMHLHIHLIPRYQGDTTDPKGGIRGVIPEKMHY comes from the coding sequence ATGAGTTGTTTGTTCTGTGAAAGAAAAGAATTTGTTTTAGAAAATGATGCTGGCTATGCGATTTACGATGAAAATCCTGTAAGTCTTGGACATATGCTGATTATTCCAAAAAAACATGTGACTCATTTCTTTGAAGCAGATGAAAATTTGCGTATAAAATTATTTGAATTGGTTGACATTGCAAAACGTATGCTAGATAACCAATATCATCCTGATGGCTATAACATTGGAATGAACTGTGGTGAAATGGCTGGTCAATCTATCATGCATTTACATATTCATTTGATTCCAAGATATCAGGGGGATACAACTGATCCTAAAGGTGGTATTCGTGGTGTCATTCCAGAAAAAATGCACTATTAA
- a CDS encoding glycyl-radical enzyme activating protein: MNKGMIFNIQKFSIHDGPGIRTTVFLKGCPLKCQWCSNPESQLDHIQILYDYDKCIHCQQCVHVCPHGALTHQNNRILVDAKKCVGCLTCVHACPQDALTHEGEYKEIDEIVKTCLQDKDFYEESDGGVTISGGEGMSQPDFVKALVNKLKDEDIHVAIETTGYIQPQIFQDLALLFDLLLFDVKHYDSEQHFLGTAVHNELIIQNLQWAIDQGIEVLPRIPVIPDFNASLEDAKGLAKLLQSVGAKRVQLLPFHQFGEKKYELLNRDYHLKNKKALHKEDLQDYQNIFLEQGLDCFF; encoded by the coding sequence ATGAACAAAGGAATGATTTTCAATATACAAAAGTTTAGCATTCATGATGGTCCTGGCATTAGGACAACTGTTTTTTTAAAGGGCTGCCCATTAAAATGTCAATGGTGTTCCAACCCCGAATCACAATTAGACCATATTCAAATTTTATATGATTATGACAAATGTATTCATTGTCAGCAATGTGTTCATGTCTGTCCACATGGTGCCCTCACTCATCAAAATAATCGTATTCTCGTTGATGCTAAAAAATGTGTTGGTTGTTTAACATGTGTCCATGCCTGTCCTCAGGATGCTCTCACACATGAAGGCGAATATAAGGAAATTGATGAGATTGTAAAAACATGTTTACAAGATAAAGATTTTTATGAAGAATCAGATGGAGGTGTAACAATTTCTGGTGGTGAAGGAATGAGTCAGCCAGATTTTGTCAAAGCCCTTGTCAATAAGCTCAAGGATGAAGATATTCATGTTGCAATTGAAACAACAGGATATATTCAACCACAAATCTTTCAGGACTTAGCTTTGCTCTTTGATCTTTTATTATTTGATGTCAAACACTATGATAGTGAGCAGCATTTCTTAGGTACTGCCGTGCACAATGAATTAATTATACAAAATCTTCAATGGGCAATTGATCAAGGTATTGAAGTTTTACCAAGAATTCCTGTCATTCCTGATTTCAATGCTTCATTAGAAGATGCCAAAGGACTTGCCAAATTATTGCAGTCTGTTGGTGCTAAACGTGTTCAGCTTTTACCTTTCCATCAATTTGGTGAAAAGAAATATGAGTTATTAAATCGTGATTATCATCTTAAAAATAAAAAAGCCCTCCATAAGGAGGACTTACAAGACTACCAGAATATCTTTCTTGAACAAGGTCTTGATTGTTTTTTCTAG
- a CDS encoding glycyl radical protein, with the protein MKNVEHFGDLTPRMNEFREKVLEKKPYICAERALLVTETYKEHQNQPAVMKRALMLKNILEKMSIYIEDETLIVGNQAASNKDAPIFPEYTLEFVINELDLFEKRDGDVFYITEKTKEDLRSIAPFWENNNLRSRGDALLPDEVKDIMSTGLLGMEGKLNSGDAHLAVDYQTVLQIGLKGYEERVLKLKSELDLCKPENIDKYVFYKAVLIVIEAVKTYAHRFSVLAKELADKAEGTRKDELLEISRICDKVPYEPAETFYEAIQSTWFIQLILQIESNGHSLSYGRFDQYVYPFLQHDLDKGIITENQAVELLTNLWIKTLTINKVRSQAHTFSSAGSPMYQNVTIGGQTSDKKCAVNKLSYLVLRSVAQTRLPQPNLTVRYYNGMPQEFLDEAVEVMKLGTGMPAFNNDEIIIPSFIDLGVKEEDAYNYSAIGCVETAVPGKWGYRCTGMSYLNFPRILLCVMNDGIDLTTGKRFVEGSGHFKDMKSFEELQAAWDKAIKELTRVSVIVENAVDLAGEREIPDILCSALTQDCIGRGKTIKEGGAIYDFISGLQIGIANMADSLAAIKKLVYEEKKITPEQLWNAMQDDFEGEDNQRIQKMLINDVPKYGNDDDYVDQLVVDAYNSYIEEMKKYPNTRYQRGPIGGIRYAGTSSISANVGQGLGTMATPDGRKARTPLAEGCSPAHAMDKSGPTAVFKSVSKLPTHEITGGVLLNQKVTPQMLSTDENKMKLEMMLKTFFNRLHGYHVQYNVVDRETLLDAQAHPEKHRDLIVRVAGYSAFFNVLSKATQDDIIERTEQTL; encoded by the coding sequence ATGAAAAACGTAGAACATTTTGGTGATTTGACACCAAGGATGAATGAGTTTAGAGAGAAGGTCTTAGAAAAGAAGCCATATATTTGTGCTGAAAGAGCTTTATTAGTTACTGAAACTTATAAAGAACATCAAAATCAACCTGCTGTCATGAAACGTGCATTGATGTTAAAGAATATCTTAGAAAAGATGTCTATCTATATTGAGGATGAAACATTAATTGTAGGGAATCAAGCAGCTTCTAACAAAGATGCTCCAATCTTTCCTGAATATACATTGGAATTCGTTATCAATGAATTGGATTTGTTTGAAAAACGTGATGGAGATGTTTTCTATATCACTGAAAAAACAAAAGAAGATCTTCGTTCTATTGCTCCATTTTGGGAAAATAATAATTTAAGATCAAGAGGGGATGCCTTACTTCCTGATGAAGTCAAGGACATCATGTCTACTGGATTACTGGGAATGGAAGGAAAGCTCAATTCTGGAGATGCCCATTTGGCAGTTGATTACCAAACAGTATTACAGATTGGTTTGAAAGGGTATGAAGAAAGAGTTTTAAAACTAAAATCTGAATTAGATTTATGTAAACCTGAAAATATTGATAAATATGTTTTTTATAAAGCTGTCTTAATTGTTATTGAAGCAGTGAAAACATATGCTCATAGATTTAGCGTATTGGCAAAAGAATTGGCTGACAAGGCAGAAGGAACGAGAAAAGATGAATTGTTAGAGATTTCTAGAATCTGTGATAAGGTTCCTTATGAACCTGCTGAAACATTCTATGAAGCGATTCAATCGACTTGGTTTATTCAATTGATTTTACAAATTGAATCTAATGGTCATTCCTTATCATATGGTCGTTTTGATCAATATGTTTACCCATTTTTACAACATGATTTAGATAAAGGAATAATTACAGAAAATCAAGCAGTTGAATTATTAACAAACCTTTGGATTAAAACACTAACAATTAATAAAGTCCGTTCACAAGCTCATACATTCAGTAGTGCAGGAAGCCCAATGTATCAGAATGTCACAATTGGTGGACAGACATCTGATAAAAAATGTGCAGTGAATAAGTTATCATATCTGGTTTTGAGATCAGTTGCACAGACAAGACTTCCTCAACCAAACTTAACAGTCAGATATTATAATGGAATGCCTCAGGAATTCTTAGATGAAGCAGTTGAAGTCATGAAACTTGGAACAGGAATGCCGGCATTCAATAACGATGAAATCATTATTCCTTCATTTATTGATTTAGGTGTTAAAGAAGAAGATGCTTATAATTACTCTGCTATTGGATGCGTAGAAACAGCCGTGCCTGGGAAATGGGGATATCGTTGTACAGGAATGTCATACTTGAACTTTCCAAGAATCTTATTATGTGTGATGAATGATGGTATTGACTTAACAACAGGAAAGCGATTTGTTGAAGGTAGTGGACATTTTAAAGATATGAAGTCTTTTGAAGAATTACAGGCAGCCTGGGATAAAGCAATTAAGGAATTAACAAGAGTTTCTGTGATTGTGGAAAATGCTGTTGACTTGGCAGGTGAAAGAGAAATTCCAGATATCTTATGTTCAGCTTTAACACAGGATTGTATTGGACGAGGAAAGACTATCAAAGAAGGTGGAGCAATCTACGATTTCATTTCTGGTTTACAGATTGGAATTGCCAATATGGCAGACAGTCTAGCAGCTATTAAGAAATTGGTTTATGAAGAAAAGAAAATAACACCTGAACAGTTATGGAATGCTATGCAAGATGATTTTGAAGGTGAAGACAATCAAAGAATTCAAAAAATGCTGATCAATGATGTTCCTAAATACGGAAATGATGATGATTATGTTGACCAGTTGGTTGTTGATGCTTATAACTCATATATAGAAGAAATGAAGAAATATCCAAATACAAGATATCAAAGAGGACCTATTGGGGGTATCCGTTATGCGGGAACATCTTCAATATCTGCTAATGTAGGACAAGGATTAGGCACAATGGCAACACCAGATGGTCGTAAAGCCCGTACTCCACTTGCAGAAGGATGTTCACCAGCTCATGCAATGGATAAGAGTGGACCAACAGCGGTCTTTAAATCAGTATCAAAATTACCAACACATGAAATCACTGGTGGTGTCTTATTAAATCAAAAGGTGACACCTCAGATGTTATCAACAGATGAAAATAAAATGAAATTAGAGATGATGCTGAAAACATTCTTTAATCGTTTACATGGCTATCATGTACAATATAATGTTGTAGATAGAGAAACATTATTGGATGCTCAAGCTCATCCAGAAAAACATCGTGATTTAATTGTCAGAGTTGCTGGATATTCAGCATTCTTCAATGTGTTATCAAAAGCAACACAGGATGATATCATTGAAAGAACTGAACAAACTTTATAA
- a CDS encoding DeoR/GlpR family DNA-binding transcription regulator codes for MNKRHSKILELLTEHKKMEVTKLSELLDVSQVTIRKDLVSLENSGIIIREHGYATLNDSDDINNRLAYHYDSKQRIAQKAVESIQNGETVMIESGSCCALVALEIAQTKKDVTLITNSAFIADYIRKIGTVKIILLGGEYQNESQVMVGPITRKCAEAFYVDKLFIGTDGFTKETGFTGNDYMRSEAVRDMAKQADKVIIVTDSVKFHQKGVVNLLRTEDVDCIYTDSDVPSEVEEYLLGKNIEVCKVNS; via the coding sequence ATGAATAAAAGACATTCAAAAATATTAGAATTATTAACAGAACATAAGAAAATGGAAGTCACAAAATTATCTGAATTGCTAGATGTTTCGCAGGTTACGATTAGGAAAGATTTGGTCTCATTAGAAAATAGTGGCATTATTATTAGAGAACATGGCTATGCGACATTAAATGATAGTGATGATATCAATAATCGTTTGGCATATCATTATGATAGTAAGCAAAGAATTGCACAAAAAGCAGTAGAAAGCATTCAAAATGGTGAAACTGTGATGATTGAATCTGGATCATGCTGCGCACTGGTGGCTTTAGAAATTGCGCAAACAAAAAAAGACGTCACTTTAATTACCAATTCTGCATTTATTGCTGATTATATTAGAAAGATAGGGACAGTTAAGATTATTTTACTTGGTGGGGAATACCAAAATGAATCACAAGTCATGGTTGGACCCATTACAAGAAAATGTGCTGAAGCGTTCTATGTTGATAAACTCTTTATAGGAACTGATGGATTTACGAAGGAAACTGGCTTTACAGGAAATGATTATATGAGAAGTGAAGCTGTCAGAGATATGGCAAAACAGGCTGATAAGGTTATTATTGTGACTGATTCAGTGAAATTCCATCAAAAAGGTGTTGTCAATTTATTAAGAACAGAAGATGTTGACTGTATTTATACAGATTCAGATGTTCCTAGTGAAGTTGAAGAATACCTCCTTGGAAAGAATATTGAAGTTTGTAAGGTGAATTCATGA
- a CDS encoding PTS sugar transporter subunit IIC produces the protein MYNNTAIVIFLLSMIVYIVFKVTTGGTFIEWIYSALQVPLQGLSDSLPGAIGTALFISLLWWFGVHGQSVVNGVVTSLLTANALANSELLRSSGELVVGQGAHIVTQQFLDSFLILSGSGITFGIVAAMLFTAKSQQYKSLGKVSIFPALFNINEPVVFGFPIVMNPIMFIPFIVVPVLAALIVYGAIAIGFLQPFSGVLLPWSTPMVISGLLVGGWQGAVVQIVILAVSVAVYYPFFKKQDSMAYQKEQAVIE, from the coding sequence TTGTATAACAATACAGCGATTGTTATTTTCTTACTTTCAATGATTGTTTATATTGTCTTTAAAGTGACAACTGGAGGAACATTTATTGAATGGATTTATTCAGCATTACAAGTTCCATTACAAGGTTTATCAGATTCATTACCAGGAGCTATTGGAACCGCATTGTTTATCTCACTTTTATGGTGGTTTGGTGTGCATGGACAAAGTGTTGTCAATGGGGTTGTGACATCTTTATTGACTGCGAATGCTCTTGCTAATAGTGAATTACTTCGTTCTTCAGGAGAACTTGTTGTTGGTCAGGGTGCACATATTGTCACACAACAATTTTTAGACAGTTTCTTGATTTTGTCAGGCTCAGGAATTACATTTGGTATTGTGGCAGCCATGTTATTTACAGCTAAGTCACAACAATATAAATCACTTGGAAAAGTTTCAATATTTCCAGCATTGTTCAATATTAATGAACCTGTTGTCTTTGGATTTCCAATAGTTATGAATCCAATTATGTTTATCCCATTTATTGTTGTCCCTGTTTTGGCAGCACTTATTGTCTATGGAGCAATTGCTATTGGATTCTTACAACCATTCTCAGGTGTTTTACTGCCATGGAGTACACCAATGGTTATTTCGGGATTACTTGTTGGAGGATGGCAAGGCGCAGTCGTTCAAATCGTTATCCTTGCAGTATCAGTTGCTGTATACTATCCATTTTTTAAGAAACAAGATAGTATGGCTTACCAAAAAGAACAAGCTGTTATTGAATAG